Within Calditrichota bacterium, the genomic segment TTGGTGGTTGAGGCCCGGGGATACTGGCAAACCCATTATCAATTGGCGGGCGAAGAGACGGCGCATCCCCAATTTCATTTAAAGCACCTTATCGGAAACGGACGGGCCAACGAAATTGTGGTGAACGTTATTTTCCCCCTGCTTCTCGCATTCGCCGAGGAAACCGGCGATAGCGAACTGGCCATGCGGATAAGAGAAACCTATCTTCATTCACCCAAGCTTCAGGAAAACAAAATTCTTCGCCAGATGAAGGAACAGATCCTTTCGCTGGACAAAGAAAAAGTGGCCGTCGTGGTTTCGGCGGCGCGTCAACAGGGTCTCATTCACATTTTCAAGCATTTTTGCAGAAGCTGGCGCTGTTCCGAGTGCATAAAAGCAGTGGCCCGGGAAATCAATCGGGAAGGGTCTGAGATCTAACAGGGAAATAAAATGGTCACTTATGGGATTTATTATTTGGATGGCCTGGGAAATGTGGGCATCGTTTCCACAGAAAACGGGGTGTATCGGATTTTTTTGCAATTAACCGACAAAAATCAATTGGTGAGGGAAATGGAGGCAAAAACCCATCAGAAAATCCAGGAAGACAGTCTCCGAAACCGTCCATATTTTGAAGAGATTCAGTCGTATTGGAAAGGCGGTCGGAAAGAATTTGATCTGCCGCTGGATTGGTCAGCCGTTTCTTCTCCTTTTGACAAACGGGTTTTACGCACGTTGCAAAAAATTCCCTTTGGAGAAACGATCTCGTATCA encodes:
- a CDS encoding methylated-DNA--[protein]-cysteine S-methyltransferase; its protein translation is MVTYGIYYLDGLGNVGIVSTENGVYRIFLQLTDKNQLVREMEAKTHQKIQEDSLRNRPYFEEIQSYWKGGRKEFDLPLDWSAVSSPFDKRVLRTLQKIPFGETISYQGLAEKAGYPKAARAVGGVMRRNPFPILIPCHRVLRKGGGLGGYTGGIDLKIRLLRIEGRI